In Sander vitreus isolate 19-12246 chromosome 12, sanVit1, whole genome shotgun sequence, the following proteins share a genomic window:
- the LOC144526859 gene encoding uncharacterized protein LOC144526859 isoform X1 has translation MGTEDDAALLFLIFQHLKVNGYRKAAKVLEKHVAQVETPEESSNLHDIYTGWMKLCSLAQHAKQETEDPTLKKKSIKPEPATSEEEEGADTKPSNIPEENNVDEKPPLDSAESSDTELPCEGRDAESVSEQLLHPAAESKATDSDSEEKREEETKAEPELAPVDVSAEAANEAESSSSDFEEEVGPGPVEPRQAASDRAGDGLPAPDPAAESSAEHKEDDDELKQETEAVPDETSAAEQTAVSQTEASEDEDSAAKEPGTTVLTPQETNDQQTEREAPPPADPDSENPDEEEENEEKSKSTEGSDLTPPLKPEDQTEASPPPPEDPVSNTAEEQLDPEVNIILNIEVSDSEAAEPETVQPLPEEATESGQEPQTPKRRKKKNKSKKDVETPTADPPSTDSSTADTSSDTTLITKTGKKKKRAVEVVAEEETDQKQEEEEEEEEEDMSQATSPEKKKKKKAKKRKRELKEVEEKDEGAPVTPSDKKIKKRKVKDVEEEQSEAAGVEEEESLVSPATDEKKKKKKRKKEGRQEGEEVQSDERTAGGDGDTAKHLEATDGDSSQLSSAKKKHRPKKRLSLAKRLRRHRQEETAMMNQKWKEKKLAKKLKRVKGAAEETPDAAQQDDDTPKKKKKTKMNMEPEENSSKENQPPKKKKKRLVEVEEEDEGSTLPAEPPEVDSSPLSKEIKKKKKKKKMEAGEGEETAPVPVAVSQDGPAKKKKKNRLKEKLKETEPSADQQATSTKKKSSKKMIISD, from the exons ATGGGCACGGAGGACGACGCCGCTCTGCTCTTTCTAATCTTCCAGCACCTGAAGGTTAACGGCTACCGGAAAGCTGCTAAGGTGCTGGAAAAACACGTTGCTCAG gtggagaCACCCGAGGAGAGCTCCAACCTACATGATATCTACACAGGCTGGATGAA gcTGTGCTCTCTAGCCCAGCATGCCAAGCAGGAGACAGAAGACCCTACTTTAAAGAAGAAGAGCATTAAACCAGAACCTGCCACcagcgaggaagaggagggcgcAGACACTAAACCCTCCAACATCCCAGAGGAAAACAACGTGGATGAGAAACCTCCACTTG ATAGTGCTGAGTCATCCGACACAGAGCTCCCCTGTGAGGGGAGAGATGCTGAGTCGGTCTCTGAGCAGCTGCTGCATCCTGCAGCTGAAAGCAAAGCAACCGACTCAGACagtgaagaaaagagagaggaggagaccaAAGCAGAGCCAGAG CTTGCTCCTGTTGACGTGTCTGCTGAGGCAGCTAACGAGGCAGAGAGTTCCAGCTCAGACTTTGAGGAGGAGGTTGGCCCCGGCCCGGTCGAGCCCAGACAAGCTGCCTCTGATCGGGCTGGGGATGGGCTCCCGGCCCCGGATCCAGCCGCTGAGAGCAGCGCGGAGCATAAAGAGGACGACGATGAGCTGAAGCAG GAGACGGAAGCAGTCCCAGATGAAACCTCTGCAGCTGAACAGACAGCCGTCAGTCAAACCGAGGCCTCGGAGGATGAAGACAGCGCTGCAAAG GAGCCCGGCACGACTGTCCTGACGCCTCAGGAGACCAATGAccagcagacagagagggaagcCCCGCCCCCCGCAG aCCCTGATTCTGAAAATcctgatgaagaggaggaaaatgAGGAGAAATCTAAG AGCACAGAGGGCAGTGACCTCACCCCCCCGCTGAAGCCTGAAGACCAGACTGAGGCATCACCACCCCCCCCAGAGGACCCCGTCTCTAACACTG CAGAAGAGCAACTAGACCCAGAAGTCAACATCATCCTCAACATCGAAGTCAGCGACAGCGAGGCGGCCGAGCCAGAAACTGTCCAACCGCTCCCTGAGGAGGCGACAGAGTCCGGACAAGAACCCCAAACTcccaagaggaggaagaagaaaaacaagagcaAAAAGGATGTAGAGACGCCAACTGCAGATCCCCCGAGCACAGACTCATCGACCGCAGATACGTCCAGCGATACTACTCTGATCACCAAGActggcaaaaagaaaaagagagcagtGGAGGTGGTGGCAGAGGAAGAGACGGATCAGaagcaagaggaggaggaggaggaggaggaggaggacatgtCTCAGGCCACTTcaccagagaagaagaagaagaagaaggctaagaaaaggaaaagggagCTGAAAGAAGTAGAAGAGAAAGACGAGGGGGCTCCCGTCACTCCTTCAGACAAGAAGATCAAAAAGAGAAAGGTGAAAGATGTAGAAGAGGAGCAGAGCGAGGCAGCGggagtggaggaagaggagagtctCGTGAGTCCGGCAACagatgagaagaagaagaagaaaaagaggaaaaaagagggCCGACAAGAGGGCGAGGAGGTGCAGTCTGATGAGAGAACAGCAGGGGGAGACGGAGACACAGCAAAGCATCTGGAGGCCACAG ACGGCGACTCCTCTCAGCTCTCCTCGGCCAAAAAGAAACACCGCCCCAAGAAGAGACTGAGCCTGGCGAAGAGGCTGAGGCGCCACAGGCAGGAGGAGACGGCCATGATGAATCAGAAGTGGAAGGAGAAGAAGCTCGCTAAGAA ACTAAAACGGGTGAAAGGGGCGGCGGAGGAGACCCCTGATGCTGCTCAGCAGGATGACGACacaccaaagaagaagaaaaagacgaAAATGAACATGGAACCAGAAGAGAACTCTTCAAAGGAAAACCAGCCgccaaagaagaaaaagaagagattggtggaggtggaggaggaggatgaaggcAGCACTCTGCCTGCTGAGCCTCCTGAAGTCGACTCGTCTCCACTTTCAAAGGAaatcaagaagaagaagaagaagaaaaagatggagGCGGGAGAAGGCGAGGAGACGGCTCCCGTGCCCGTCGCTGTGAGCCAGGACGGACCTGCCAAGAAAAAGA AGAAGAACAGATTAAAGGAGAAACTGAAAGAGACGGAACCATCTGCAGACCAACAAGCTACTTCTACA AAAAAGAAATCCTCCAAAAAGATGATCATCTCTGATTAA
- the LOC144526859 gene encoding uncharacterized protein LOC144526859 isoform X2 — MGTEDDAALLFLIFQHLKVNGYRKAAKVLEKHVAQVETPEESSNLHDIYTGWMKLCSLAQHAKQETEDPTLKKKSIKPEPATSEEEEGADTKPSNIPEENNVDEKPPLDSAESSDTELPCEGRDAESVSEQLLHPAAESKATDSDSEEKREEETKAEPELAPVDVSAEAANEAESSSSDFEEEVGPGPVEPRQAASDRAGDGLPAPDPAAESSAEHKEDDDELKQETEAVPDETSAAEQTAVSQTEASEDEDSAAKEPGTTVLTPQETNDQQTEREAPPPADPDSENPDEEEENEEKSKSTEGSDLTPPLKPEDQTEASPPPPEDPVSNTEEQLDPEVNIILNIEVSDSEAAEPETVQPLPEEATESGQEPQTPKRRKKKNKSKKDVETPTADPPSTDSSTADTSSDTTLITKTGKKKKRAVEVVAEEETDQKQEEEEEEEEEDMSQATSPEKKKKKKAKKRKRELKEVEEKDEGAPVTPSDKKIKKRKVKDVEEEQSEAAGVEEEESLVSPATDEKKKKKKRKKEGRQEGEEVQSDERTAGGDGDTAKHLEATDGDSSQLSSAKKKHRPKKRLSLAKRLRRHRQEETAMMNQKWKEKKLAKKLKRVKGAAEETPDAAQQDDDTPKKKKKTKMNMEPEENSSKENQPPKKKKKRLVEVEEEDEGSTLPAEPPEVDSSPLSKEIKKKKKKKKMEAGEGEETAPVPVAVSQDGPAKKKKKNRLKEKLKETEPSADQQATSTKKKSSKKMIISD; from the exons ATGGGCACGGAGGACGACGCCGCTCTGCTCTTTCTAATCTTCCAGCACCTGAAGGTTAACGGCTACCGGAAAGCTGCTAAGGTGCTGGAAAAACACGTTGCTCAG gtggagaCACCCGAGGAGAGCTCCAACCTACATGATATCTACACAGGCTGGATGAA gcTGTGCTCTCTAGCCCAGCATGCCAAGCAGGAGACAGAAGACCCTACTTTAAAGAAGAAGAGCATTAAACCAGAACCTGCCACcagcgaggaagaggagggcgcAGACACTAAACCCTCCAACATCCCAGAGGAAAACAACGTGGATGAGAAACCTCCACTTG ATAGTGCTGAGTCATCCGACACAGAGCTCCCCTGTGAGGGGAGAGATGCTGAGTCGGTCTCTGAGCAGCTGCTGCATCCTGCAGCTGAAAGCAAAGCAACCGACTCAGACagtgaagaaaagagagaggaggagaccaAAGCAGAGCCAGAG CTTGCTCCTGTTGACGTGTCTGCTGAGGCAGCTAACGAGGCAGAGAGTTCCAGCTCAGACTTTGAGGAGGAGGTTGGCCCCGGCCCGGTCGAGCCCAGACAAGCTGCCTCTGATCGGGCTGGGGATGGGCTCCCGGCCCCGGATCCAGCCGCTGAGAGCAGCGCGGAGCATAAAGAGGACGACGATGAGCTGAAGCAG GAGACGGAAGCAGTCCCAGATGAAACCTCTGCAGCTGAACAGACAGCCGTCAGTCAAACCGAGGCCTCGGAGGATGAAGACAGCGCTGCAAAG GAGCCCGGCACGACTGTCCTGACGCCTCAGGAGACCAATGAccagcagacagagagggaagcCCCGCCCCCCGCAG aCCCTGATTCTGAAAATcctgatgaagaggaggaaaatgAGGAGAAATCTAAG AGCACAGAGGGCAGTGACCTCACCCCCCCGCTGAAGCCTGAAGACCAGACTGAGGCATCACCACCCCCCCCAGAGGACCCCGTCTCTAACACTG AAGAGCAACTAGACCCAGAAGTCAACATCATCCTCAACATCGAAGTCAGCGACAGCGAGGCGGCCGAGCCAGAAACTGTCCAACCGCTCCCTGAGGAGGCGACAGAGTCCGGACAAGAACCCCAAACTcccaagaggaggaagaagaaaaacaagagcaAAAAGGATGTAGAGACGCCAACTGCAGATCCCCCGAGCACAGACTCATCGACCGCAGATACGTCCAGCGATACTACTCTGATCACCAAGActggcaaaaagaaaaagagagcagtGGAGGTGGTGGCAGAGGAAGAGACGGATCAGaagcaagaggaggaggaggaggaggaggaggaggacatgtCTCAGGCCACTTcaccagagaagaagaagaagaagaaggctaagaaaaggaaaagggagCTGAAAGAAGTAGAAGAGAAAGACGAGGGGGCTCCCGTCACTCCTTCAGACAAGAAGATCAAAAAGAGAAAGGTGAAAGATGTAGAAGAGGAGCAGAGCGAGGCAGCGggagtggaggaagaggagagtctCGTGAGTCCGGCAACagatgagaagaagaagaagaaaaagaggaaaaaagagggCCGACAAGAGGGCGAGGAGGTGCAGTCTGATGAGAGAACAGCAGGGGGAGACGGAGACACAGCAAAGCATCTGGAGGCCACAG ACGGCGACTCCTCTCAGCTCTCCTCGGCCAAAAAGAAACACCGCCCCAAGAAGAGACTGAGCCTGGCGAAGAGGCTGAGGCGCCACAGGCAGGAGGAGACGGCCATGATGAATCAGAAGTGGAAGGAGAAGAAGCTCGCTAAGAA ACTAAAACGGGTGAAAGGGGCGGCGGAGGAGACCCCTGATGCTGCTCAGCAGGATGACGACacaccaaagaagaagaaaaagacgaAAATGAACATGGAACCAGAAGAGAACTCTTCAAAGGAAAACCAGCCgccaaagaagaaaaagaagagattggtggaggtggaggaggaggatgaaggcAGCACTCTGCCTGCTGAGCCTCCTGAAGTCGACTCGTCTCCACTTTCAAAGGAaatcaagaagaagaagaagaagaaaaagatggagGCGGGAGAAGGCGAGGAGACGGCTCCCGTGCCCGTCGCTGTGAGCCAGGACGGACCTGCCAAGAAAAAGA AGAAGAACAGATTAAAGGAGAAACTGAAAGAGACGGAACCATCTGCAGACCAACAAGCTACTTCTACA AAAAAGAAATCCTCCAAAAAGATGATCATCTCTGATTAA